The Punica granatum isolate Tunisia-2019 chromosome 4, ASM765513v2, whole genome shotgun sequence sequence TTCTACCTTTCGAGGGGTGAAAACCACATGCTTGATCACAGAAGAGTAAAggtcaaattcagctttcAGCTTCAGGCAAGAGGCTTCAATCCACTTCTCAGCCACACTGGTGGCTACACTGTCTTGGCTATCCCTCTCGTGTTCTTCAATTGCTGGTCTTATTTCATTGTACAAAGAGTCGAGTTGCTCAGTGGCGTCCTTTCTCATGTCCTGAAAAACAACAGCAATTTGAAGTTTCTGGCCATTAGGTTTTGTATACAATAATTTGCATCCaaaagctcttttttttttttgggtgaataatgGACACGTTAACGTCAGGGGGTACACCAGAAGAGCCAGCTAATGGTTAAATATTTCTTAAGAAAGACTCCTCAGAGTTCTATATAACGCTTGAAAACAATTACCTCGCAGTTGAGAAGTTCATCCCGTGCTTCGCTGGATGCAAAGAGTTGAGCAATAAGTTTCGGGTCAAGTTGCTTCTGCGGAAGAGATTTTGGCTTCCCATTGGGGAAATTCTTTGACCTCTTCTTCGAAACTACACCTGGCCCTGGCCCAATTTGATAATTCCTGCATGCACTATTACTCTTAATTCGAGATATCATCGCATTCCTTTGGGGAAATACGTTCTGAGGATTTTGTGGAATAAGATTCTTTTCTTCAGTTGTTTCAGTTTTTACAGAATTTGAGGTTGGGTCTTGAATGGGAATGGGTATTTGCTGACGAACAGTAATCGAGTTCGTGCCCCTCCAACCATCAGCAAAGTTGGGGTTAATGGAAAAATCAACTCGGCCATGTGTGCTATGACCGAAATGGGTTGAATCCAGAGCCTCCCGAAGCTTTGAGGTAGGCTCGTCCTCTGCGGAATCGTAAAGTGGAATATTTTCAACTGAATACCTGTAATTGGACATGTGCCGGACTTTGTTATGTGAATCAATAGATATAAGAAGGCAAGAGCGATATGTAGGCTTCTCAGATGGCAGGTACAAAAAGCTAAACTATGACGGCGTCTTCTAACGATATATAGGGGCATTCATTATTCTATGTTTAATTGTGTAAGACTATTACACATTTCATAAATCTAGGAATAGAAAAgggaactttaattttgatgttacctgtcatcatcatcttcccaCAGATAGGTATCTTCCTGGAAAATAGCAAAATCCACAAGAGAAATCAGAATTTCATTAATACATCATATCCCGCCTGCTTAAATAACATACAGTAAATAAAGCTTCATACCTGAAATCCACGAGATTTTGCACCGAGGAATCCCGAACAGGTAACCGCACCACAAAGGCAACGAACCTTCGCTCCACCATACCATTCGAAATTGTAATCATATGATAATTCAGTTCCAATCAGTATGTCTTGCTTTGCGAATATGCCAACCCTTATTTCCCCAAGTACATTCCACTTCCTGGTCTCACAATTTGGTTGACTGCAATCAAAGTCAATGTTCAGAAATTTACAAACATGTATCAGGTCATTTTATGTATCATTCTGATAATGTAATCTGAAGAGGCTCACCATGAATGATTTATGAACCTACCAAGGCTTCCCTTTCTAGTAGCATCAATTGACTCGGAAGCATTAAGGGAAATTATAAAAGCATCCTTCATACCTGCATCATGCAGCGCAAAtagaaatagtaaaaaaaaatttcacagtATGAAGAAAGTTACAACCTACAAGTTTAGatcctttatatattttcgACCTTGATTTTCATAAGCCTGGGATCTTCGCTTTGCCTCTTTCCATGAAATCACCTCTCCACAGTACTCGATTATGAACTGACCTCTCTAAATTTATCCAAATAAGCAAACTTATGATTACCAAGTATGAATACACTGATCTGTTGGGAAATTGAAAGTTAAGCAGGTGAAAGAAGTCCAAGATGCACGATTTAGTTGGAGAGCCCTCAAGCACAATACCAGCTGATTTTGATGACATGAATCAACAATAATGCCAAGTAATGTTAGAAACCCCCAAAAGCACAACCAGTCAAAATAATACTGTTATAGTTTCCCACAAGCACAACCAGTTAAATGAATACAGACCCTCACCAAGCAGACTATCATCCTACGACCATGCATGGTAGGAATGAATAGAATGGAATATCACATAAATCGGTCTTGGCATCAATGGCAAATCCATGTAACCTACTACCATTCTATTGTATTGTGCCAAAAGTGACAGGATGGAGAATAAAAGAAAGCTCAATACTCTTTTGAATATCATTCTATATTGAGTACCTTAATATTCTCATCAGCTAGAAGACCCCATCCACGACCTTCCGTCCTAAATAGCTTTGTTCTTGCATACTGATTCCGCTGAAATCTCTGACAAAGATGATCACGATATGAGCCATCAACAATCTAATTGATCTCAGTCTAAATATAAAGCAGAAAACAAAAGCAAGCATTTGGGACCAACCAAGCATTGCAGAGAAACCCTTACGGAATAAATGTCGAGGAGATGAAATGTAACCCAAAGCCTTACCTGGTTCCTGCAATATTCACCACAGGGACAACACCCTGAAGTACACTCGGTGCTGGTCAGCACGTTCAAGCACCTCTCCCCACATGCACTCTCAGGGTCACTAGCGTTGTAACTGCAGTCACATATCGCAATATCCTCCTCCTTCTGCTTCCTGTGCCTAATTTAATAATCGAAAAAGCAAAAACCATAAGCTGGGTTACACGTCCTGTCATGACAAACCAACAGTCGCACCATAGAATTAGAGGCCGAGGCCTTACTTTCGGTGAACAAACTCATTCTGGTCGATGTGAATGTATTCCACCATTCCTTCAATTTGCTGGTCCTTcacaaagaaaaggaaagaaagagtCGTCACACGCGTGAAAAGTGTCATCCACACAATACAACCAATCTTTGCGCGTTCAACGCCAACTAACAATATGGACGACTTCAAGCTATCCATTTGTATCATCTCAGCTCCAACTTCCACATGATGCTTGCAGGAAGCAATTTAAAGGCCGTAGATTTCTCATTGGCGATGAAGATTAGCTAGGGAATGCAAGAGGCTCGGTGGGCATCAATTTGGGGCAATTAACAGACAAACTGCCGAATTTGAAGGGCCGAAGCGATGCGTCAGAAGAGATAGGTCGAGCTTGAAGAAGAGAAGACAGCTGAAACTCACCATGATCGAGGACAGAACATAGGCAAAACCTCTGACGAGAGGGAAGAACGAATCCAAAGGGACAGAGCTCTGCGGGATTTCCTCCCGCATGGAGGATGAAGCAGAAGGAAGGAACCAAGACGAGCCAGCGCCGCTGCTCCTCCTGCTCGACCGGATTGAACCGGCACTTGGAACCCGGTGAACCGGATAAAGCCACAGAGAGGGCAGAGTCGTTAAACCGCCAACGACGCAGGGGTTATTTGGTCATTTGCGCCCCATAATCAAATGACTGGACAGATTGGTCCAAAAaggacgagagagagagagagagagagagagagaagcaggggaggggaggggaaggGGTTGGGTTGCGTATTGGAagagcttcttcttcttcagcttgcaaatttcaatttcaattcttaAGCTTTTTCCCTCGAATTTCGTCTCCCCTCCGCACCATACCACAAACCCTAGCTGGGACCTCCCATCGTCACCTGTCTCTCCCTCGGCCCTCCCGTACGCGCTTCGGAGGGTTCGCTCGCCGAAGCCCTAGACAGGGGAATCCTCCTGCCGACGGAGTTCGGTTTTTCATGTGGAGCCCGGATGCGATGAAAAGCCCTAACAAGCTCCGGGGCTTCGATAGTTTGCCGGCTTAGTGGTGGagtaggaggaggaggggaggGAGCGCCGTTGCATTTCCCTCTGATGGCAAAGCGGGTTTACGAAGTCTGGAAAGGAAGCAATGTAAAGCTCCGAGTTTTCGTCGCTTTTTGTTCTCATGAGATGGCGTTCTGTTCAAATCTTTTTCATGCAAATTTTGGGTTGAATTTAGCTTGTTGCTGACGTTTAGGCTTATATGAAGATTCTTAAGCATCATTCCTTCTCGCAGCCAATCGCTCTTAGCTTTGCGGCTTTGAGCTTACTGGGCGCAGAAACATTTGTGGGTTTGTCATTTAATGGGTTGTGGCGCCAGAAGTATACAAATAGGGAAAGCTAGAGAACATTTTGCTCGTGTATGTGTTGAGATTTCGCCTGCAGAAATTAGCGCTAGTTTCTTGACATTCGATGGAATTGCTAGTCGTTCATGCCGTAGTTTTTCCATCTTTAGGCTGAATTACAAGGCTCGAAAGCCAGTTGTTAATGCTTTTAAGAATAGATAAATGGAGCTGCAAGGCTCGAGTTGTCAATGCTGTATCTTTTCATTCCATATGCTTGGTTTGTCTTGACTATTTTTTTATACTattaattctctcaactatttctCATTATAATGTTTTTGGTTTGATTAATATGTTATGTTAGCCAATATCTCTCTTCATGCTGTTCTTATGTTCTGTTAATCTAGTCTATTG is a genomic window containing:
- the LOC116203113 gene encoding histone-lysine N-methyltransferase ASHH1 isoform X2, which produces MREEIPQSSVPLDSFFPLVRGFAYVLSSIMQIEGMVEYIHIDQNEFVHRKHRKQKEEDIAICDCSYNASDPESACGERCLNVLTSTECTSGCCPCGEYCRNQRFQRNQYARTKLFRTEGRGWGLLADENIKRGQFIIEYCGEVISWKEAKRRSQAYENQGMKDAFIISLNASESIDATRKGSLGRFINHSCQPNCETRKWNVLGEIRVGIFAKQDILIGTELSYDYNFEWYGGAKVRCLCGAVTCSGFLGAKSRGFQEDTYLWEDDDDRYSVENIPLYDSAEDEPTSKLREALDSTHFGHSTHGRVDFSINPNFADGWRGTNSITVRQQIPIPIQDPTSNSVKTETTEEKNLIPQNPQNVFPQRNAMISRIKSNSACRNYQIGPGPGVVSKKRSKNFPNGKPKSLPQKQLDPKLIAQLFASSEARDELLNCEDMRKDATEQLDSLYNEIRPAIEEHERDSQDSVATSVAEKWIEASCLKLKAEFDLYSSVIKHVVFTPRKVEAEPPEESKSDVKYLTSESTASEFQKQA
- the LOC116203113 gene encoding histone-lysine N-methyltransferase ASHH1 isoform X1 gives rise to the protein MREEIPQSSVPLDSFFPLVRGFAYVLSSIMDQQIEGMVEYIHIDQNEFVHRKHRKQKEEDIAICDCSYNASDPESACGERCLNVLTSTECTSGCCPCGEYCRNQRFQRNQYARTKLFRTEGRGWGLLADENIKRGQFIIEYCGEVISWKEAKRRSQAYENQGMKDAFIISLNASESIDATRKGSLGRFINHSCQPNCETRKWNVLGEIRVGIFAKQDILIGTELSYDYNFEWYGGAKVRCLCGAVTCSGFLGAKSRGFQEDTYLWEDDDDRYSVENIPLYDSAEDEPTSKLREALDSTHFGHSTHGRVDFSINPNFADGWRGTNSITVRQQIPIPIQDPTSNSVKTETTEEKNLIPQNPQNVFPQRNAMISRIKSNSACRNYQIGPGPGVVSKKRSKNFPNGKPKSLPQKQLDPKLIAQLFASSEARDELLNCEDMRKDATEQLDSLYNEIRPAIEEHERDSQDSVATSVAEKWIEASCLKLKAEFDLYSSVIKHVVFTPRKVEAEPPEESKSDVKYLTSESTASEFQKQA
- the LOC116203113 gene encoding histone-lysine N-methyltransferase ASHH1 isoform X3, giving the protein MVEYIHIDQNEFVHRKHRKQKEEDIAICDCSYNASDPESACGERCLNVLTSTECTSGCCPCGEYCRNQRFQRNQYARTKLFRTEGRGWGLLADENIKRGQFIIEYCGEVISWKEAKRRSQAYENQGMKDAFIISLNASESIDATRKGSLGRFINHSCQPNCETRKWNVLGEIRVGIFAKQDILIGTELSYDYNFEWYGGAKVRCLCGAVTCSGFLGAKSRGFQEDTYLWEDDDDRYSVENIPLYDSAEDEPTSKLREALDSTHFGHSTHGRVDFSINPNFADGWRGTNSITVRQQIPIPIQDPTSNSVKTETTEEKNLIPQNPQNVFPQRNAMISRIKSNSACRNYQIGPGPGVVSKKRSKNFPNGKPKSLPQKQLDPKLIAQLFASSEARDELLNCEDMRKDATEQLDSLYNEIRPAIEEHERDSQDSVATSVAEKWIEASCLKLKAEFDLYSSVIKHVVFTPRKVEAEPPEESKSDVKYLTSESTASEFQKQA